Part of the Candidatus Methylomirabilis tolerans genome is shown below.
GCTTCTTACCAACAGATTAGGACGGACACAGACGAGAACCAAAATAATTTCAGGTTATTTCGAGTTGGAGGTATCTATACCCTTCGTCTGTAGGCTTGTCAATCGAATTCCCGGCCTTTGGTGCACGACACCCTCCAGGAACGGGTACGTTGACTGGGCGGAAGATACACGTGATAATGAATGAGAACGGGTTGATGGAGCGCTGATGATCAGGCTGCAGCAGGTTGCAAAGATCTATCCGCTGGGCAAGGTTGAGGCACGAGCCTTGGATGGGGTCACCCTTGCTATTGGGTCGGGGGAGTTCGTCGCGTTAGTTGGACCGAGCGGCTGCGGCAAAAGCACTCTCCTCAACCTGATGGCCGGGATCGACCGGCCGACCTCTGGCGAGGTGTGGCTTGATGGGGAGCGTCTGGATTGTCTGTCCGACGATAGCCTTGCACGGCTTCGCCGGAGTAAGGTCGGGATCGTCTACCAGTTCTTCAACCTGCTTCCGACACTCACCGCCAGAGAGAACGTCGCCTTACCGCTGCTGTTGAATGGGCTGAAGCGCCGCGAAATCGAAGAGCGCGTTGAGCAAGGGTTGCAAAGGGTTGGGTTGACACATCGCGCCGAGCACTGGCCCCATGAGCTATCCGGCGGAGAACAGCAGCGAGTGGCGATAGCCCGAGCGATCGTAGCCGGACCTCGAGTTGTCCTGGCCGACGAGCCTACAGGAAACCTGGATTCGGTGGCGGGCGGAGCGGTCCTGGATCTGCTCGACGAGTTGCATCAGGATCACGGCCAAACGATTGTCCTGGCGACCCATAGCCAGGAGGCGGTGAGAAGAGCCGGTCGGATCGTCCACCTCCGCGATGGAAGGATAGAGGAACTCAAGGGGCCCTAATATGCGTACCTGGTCGGTCATGTGGCTCACCATCCTTCGCCATCTCTGGACAAGTCCGGTCCGGGTGCTGGTGACCGTAACGGGCGTCGCCATCGGTGTCGCCACCTTTACCGCGATCCAGGCAACCAACGAGAGCGTGCTACGCTCGTTTACGCGAGCCATCGATCTGGTGGCAGGCCGGGCCACGCTCGAGATCTCTGGCGGTGAGCCGGGAATCGACGAGCGACTCCTGCCGGCGGTGCAGCGGGTGGAGGGGGTGTCGGCGGCCGCGCCCATCGTGCAAACGGTGGCTTCCGTCGCTGATCGGCCAGGTGAAGCCCTTCTGCTGATGGGGGTCGATCTGTTTGCCGAAGATCCGTTTCGAGAATACCGACTGGCTGATGGCGACCGTCCGCCAGGGATGGAGGAGCTACTCAGCCCCGACGCGATCTTTGTGACCGCGGCGTTCGCAGAGGCGCACGGATTGCAGCAAGGTGGAAGCCTCACCCTCATGGTCGGGCCGAGGCGACAGCGGTTCAGCATCAAGGGACTGCTTACCCCACAAGGGCCGGCCCGTGCATTCGACGGCAACATGGCAATCTTAGACATCGCTGCTGCCCAGGTGGCGTTTGGTAAGGTCGGCCGACTTGATCGGATCGATCTGGTGACGGATGAGCGGGTATCGCTGGATGAAATCAGGGCGCGCATGGCGAAACTCCTCCCCCCGCATCTGACCATCCAGCGGCCGGATCGGCGTGGCCACCAGGTGGAGAAGATGCTCAGGGCGTTTCGTCTCAACTTGACCGCCCTGAGTGCGATCGCACTGCTGGTCAGTCTCTTCCTGGTCTACAATGCCGTCTCTCTTTCGGTCCTGGAACGTCGGCGTCAGATCGGAATCCTCCGTTCACTCGGGCTCACGCGCCGTACAGTGGCCGTGCTCTTTGCCGCGGAAGGGATGGCGCTGGGGCTCCTGGGCTCGCTGCTCGGAGTCGGCGGCGGGCTGCTGCTTGGCGGGGCGCTCCTGCAGAGCGTCTCAAAAACGGTCTCCACCCTGTATGCCTACCTTCGAGTAGAAGAGGTAGAGACTAGCCCGGGCCTTCTGCTTACGGCGCTGGGGTTGGGAATCGCCGGTGCGCTGCTGGCCTCCCTCGCGCCTGCCTTTGCGGCAAGCCGGATCGCGCCGAAGGACGCGATGCACCTCGGTTCCTTCGAAAGGACCTGGACGCGCCGCTCCCCGCTTGCGCTCCTGTGCGGCCTCCTGCTGCTCACCGCCTCCTTCCTGTTGACCCGCCCGGGTCCGGTTGGTGGCGCTCCTCTCTTCGGCTATCTCTCCCTAACCTGCCTCATCTTTGGGGTCGCCTGTTTCACCCCACAGCTCCTACGCTTCACCGGGGCAGGCATTCATTCCCTTTGTGGGGGGAGGCAGGCTCCACTGCTCACGATTGCGGCCGGTAACCTTTCTGCGCAGGTCGGACGGAGTGCGGTCGCGGTTGCTGCCATGATGACCGCCATTGCGATGCTGGTTGGGCTGACCCTCATGATCGGCAGCTTCAGGAGGACGGTGGAGCTATGGGTGGAGCAGACGATCAGGGCCGACATCATGGTGTCGCCGGCTGCCCGCTTCGTGAAAGGAAGCCAGGCAAGGCTTCCGGACACCTTCATCGAGGGTGCCGCTCGGATTTCAGGGATCGCTGCCCTTGATTCGTTCATCGGCACGCGTGTCGAGCTGCTGGGGCAGGAGGGGTTGCTCGCAGCAGGGGACCTTGAGGTGGTGGCGCGATACGGCAGGCTTCTGTTCAGGAGGGGGGAGTCGGCCACTGTCCTCCGCCACGCAAAGACTGAGGGTGGAGTGATCATCTCGGAGAGCCTCGCGCTGTCCAGAGGGCTCACCGAGGGGGATCGATTGCCTCTCTATCTTCCCTCAGGCCGGGTCGAACTCCAGATTGCCGGGGTCTTCTATGACTACTCAACCGATGGCGGCAAGGTGGTAATGGATCGAAGCCTCTGGACGAGGACGGGGGGCGAGCATGGAGCCGACATCCTGGCGATCTATCTTCAGCCGGGTGCCGACGAGGCCGCTGTCCGGCGGCAACTTCTGACGATTGCGGGCGAGGACGGCGCGATCGCGCTCAACTCAAACCGGGCGTTGAAGGCCAGGATCCTGGAGATCTTTGATAATACCTTTGCGGTGGCGCGCGCCCTGGAGCTAATCGCGATCATGGTGAGCATGCTCGGGGTCTTCAACGTCTTGTGGGCCTCGGTCCTGAATCGCCGGCGGGAGATCGGCGTGCTGCGGTCAGTCGGGGCGACGAGAGCGCAGATCCTGCGAATCGTCCTGGGGGAAGCGGGACTCCTTGGCCTGTTAGCCGATCTGCTTGGCCTGCTTGCCGGCATCGCCCTTTCGCTCATCCTGATCCACGTCATCAATAAGCAGTCGTTTGGCTGGACCATCCAGTTTCAGTTCTCCTCGTTGGTTATCATCAAGTCGTCGATTATCGCGCTCGGTGCGGCCCTGCTGGCCGGCTACCTGCCTGCAAGGCACGCGGCTCGTCTGAACATCGCCGCGGCGGTGGCGTATGAGGGATAAGGGATTCAGAATTTGGATGCCTGTGCTGAGCCTGGTCGAAGCAGTGGCGCTCCTTTGCCTACTCAGCGGGACTTGGGCACTGGCAGAGGCGGCCTTCCGACCGGCGCTTCCGGGCTATCGATTCGCCTTCCCGCGGGATCACGCCTCGCATCCCGACTTCAAGACCGAGTGGTGGTACTATTCCGGCCATCTGCAGACCAAGGACGGACAGCGATTCGGTTACCAACTGACCTTCTTCCGCGTCGGGGTCGATCCTGCGCTGCGCGGCGATAGCCGGTCCCGTTGGGCGGTTTCCGACCTGCATCTGGCCCACTTTGCCATCTCGGACCTCACGCATCGCCGCTTCCAATACTGGGAGCGCCGCAGCCGCGGCGCCCTGGACTCGGCCGGCGCCTTGACCAAAGGGTTCAAGGTCTGGAACGGCCCGTGGGAAGCCGGTGGAGATGGAAAGGTTCACCACTTGACCGCGAGCACGGATGGGTATGCGATCGACCTCACCCTGAGCCCGAGCAAACCGCCCGCCATCCACGGCAGCCGCGGCGTAAGCCAAAAGGCGGCAGGCCTAGGCCACGCCTCCCATTATTACTCCCTCACCAGGATGACCACCAACGGCAGCTTGACCTTCGCCGGAAGGCCGCTGACCGTGACCGGATCAACCTGGATGGATCACGAGTTCGGGAGTAGCCAGTTGACCTCATCGCAAGTCGGCTGGGACTGGTTCGCGATCCAGTTTGAGGATGGCACCGAGCTGATGCTCTACCAGCTTCGTCTGACGGATGGCCGCTCAGACCCCCACTCGAGCGGCAGCCTGATTCATTCGGATGGGCGTATTGAGCATCTCCCATTCAGCGCCTTTGAACTTACGCCGCAAGAAGTCTGGCAGAGTCCGAAGAGCGGCGGCCGGTATCCGATCCGTTGGCGGATCCAGGTCCCCGGCCGACGCCTCGACCTGTCTGTGCGGGTGGCGTTTCCCGAGCAGGAGTTGGACACCAGCAGCAGCACCCTCGTTACCTACTGGGAGGGGTCGGTTTCAGTGTCGGGGACTGCCGGCGATCGGCCGATCGCCGGCGTGGGCTACCTCGAGATGACCGGCTACGCCGAGCCCTTCCGCCAGCCGCTCTAAAGGAGAAGGGGCAACTGTCCTATCTCGGTTGGCCGGTTCGGGACCAGAAGCTGGCCAGCGCTGCGCCTGACAGGTTGTGCCAGATGCTGAAGAGGGCGCCAGGCAGCGCTGCGGCAGGCGAGAAATATTTCACCGCCAGCGCCACGGCGAGTCCGGAATTCTGCATCCCGACCTCGATGGCAATCGTTCTGCAGATGATGGGATCGAGGCCGAGCGCCTTAGGCACGACGTACCCGCTGGTCAGCCCCAGGAGATTGTGCAGGACCACGGCGGTAATGACGGGTAGAGCAAG
Proteins encoded:
- a CDS encoding ABC transporter ATP-binding protein, which produces MIRLQQVAKIYPLGKVEARALDGVTLAIGSGEFVALVGPSGCGKSTLLNLMAGIDRPTSGEVWLDGERLDCLSDDSLARLRRSKVGIVYQFFNLLPTLTARENVALPLLLNGLKRREIEERVEQGLQRVGLTHRAEHWPHELSGGEQQRVAIARAIVAGPRVVLADEPTGNLDSVAGGAVLDLLDELHQDHGQTIVLATHSQEAVRRAGRIVHLRDGRIEELKGP
- a CDS encoding ABC transporter permease; amino-acid sequence: MRTWSVMWLTILRHLWTSPVRVLVTVTGVAIGVATFTAIQATNESVLRSFTRAIDLVAGRATLEISGGEPGIDERLLPAVQRVEGVSAAAPIVQTVASVADRPGEALLLMGVDLFAEDPFREYRLADGDRPPGMEELLSPDAIFVTAAFAEAHGLQQGGSLTLMVGPRRQRFSIKGLLTPQGPARAFDGNMAILDIAAAQVAFGKVGRLDRIDLVTDERVSLDEIRARMAKLLPPHLTIQRPDRRGHQVEKMLRAFRLNLTALSAIALLVSLFLVYNAVSLSVLERRRQIGILRSLGLTRRTVAVLFAAEGMALGLLGSLLGVGGGLLLGGALLQSVSKTVSTLYAYLRVEEVETSPGLLLTALGLGIAGALLASLAPAFAASRIAPKDAMHLGSFERTWTRRSPLALLCGLLLLTASFLLTRPGPVGGAPLFGYLSLTCLIFGVACFTPQLLRFTGAGIHSLCGGRQAPLLTIAAGNLSAQVGRSAVAVAAMMTAIAMLVGLTLMIGSFRRTVELWVEQTIRADIMVSPAARFVKGSQARLPDTFIEGAARISGIAALDSFIGTRVELLGQEGLLAAGDLEVVARYGRLLFRRGESATVLRHAKTEGGVIISESLALSRGLTEGDRLPLYLPSGRVELQIAGVFYDYSTDGGKVVMDRSLWTRTGGEHGADILAIYLQPGADEAAVRRQLLTIAGEDGAIALNSNRALKARILEIFDNTFAVARALELIAIMVSMLGVFNVLWASVLNRRREIGVLRSVGATRAQILRIVLGEAGLLGLLADLLGLLAGIALSLILIHVINKQSFGWTIQFQFSSLVIIKSSIIALGAALLAGYLPARHAARLNIAAAVAYEG
- a CDS encoding carotenoid 1,2-hydratase, with the protein product MRDKGFRIWMPVLSLVEAVALLCLLSGTWALAEAAFRPALPGYRFAFPRDHASHPDFKTEWWYYSGHLQTKDGQRFGYQLTFFRVGVDPALRGDSRSRWAVSDLHLAHFAISDLTHRRFQYWERRSRGALDSAGALTKGFKVWNGPWEAGGDGKVHHLTASTDGYAIDLTLSPSKPPAIHGSRGVSQKAAGLGHASHYYSLTRMTTNGSLTFAGRPLTVTGSTWMDHEFGSSQLTSSQVGWDWFAIQFEDGTELMLYQLRLTDGRSDPHSSGSLIHSDGRIEHLPFSAFELTPQEVWQSPKSGGRYPIRWRIQVPGRRLDLSVRVAFPEQELDTSSSTLVTYWEGSVSVSGTAGDRPIAGVGYLEMTGYAEPFRQPL